The following are encoded in a window of Syngnathus scovelli strain Florida chromosome 4, RoL_Ssco_1.2, whole genome shotgun sequence genomic DNA:
- the LOC125966677 gene encoding multiple C2 and transmembrane domain-containing protein 2, which translates to MLQHLRRKLRRDKTGGGTKRSAASPPEPSPIDHRFSSSVPDMRDLRRDIYGPVASSPYLRKSLAPCYSSPTSPLAHPARRGGSAMGGEEGGGGSQHTLRVPADYTDWTSSQESFNSVHMDEGSSPWQRLSTRSGGGPGGGGIEAEELALPEMMTVYSPDGADDGSQCNMESSSNFEGSRDSLSSFLLTINLKEGRNLVIRDRCGTSDPYVKFKLEGKTIYKSKVVLKNLNPMWNENFSIPVRNLSQWLYVKVYDRDLTTDDFMGSASILLSELDLDNVNELCLRLDDPNSLEDDMGEILLDISLKRRDEGSRRGPRWPQIRKRSSRHSTRLSESLRRSQLWTSVVKVTLVEGQDIPADMPTGEVFVRFRLGEQRYKSKNVGRVSKPQWREKFTLNYFQDGTSILEAEVWSKEGRRSEECLGMCEVDLSGVPLDERQHFTLSLDSGRGRLVFLVTISTCSGVSISDLSVAPLDDQAEHQNQLDNYSLQRSLKNISDVGFLQVKVIKACDLMSADLNGKSDPFCVLELCNDRLQTHTVYKSLQPEWKKVFTFPVWDVHEVLLVTVFDEDGDKAPDFLGKVAIPLLWIRSKQQITLPLKKEDLGGLSKGNITLELELIFNPIRASIRTFQPRERQFMEDNPKFSKKALARNVQRVRALYRAITSTLQYVKSCFQWESFQRSLLAFVVFLLMVWHWEFYMLPLILVLLISWNYIQICSGHDSQDLSSMDVGDEEEDDEKESERRGLMEKIHMVQDIVISLQTFLDEVANFGERIKNTFNWSEPFLSSLALLLFSTATVLTYYIPMRYIVLIWGINKFTKRLRNPFAIDNNEVLDFLSRVPSDVQKVQYSEHKNVKKKKTT; encoded by the exons ATGCTGCAGCACTTACGACGGAAGCTGCGGCGGGACAAGACGGGCGGGGGGACAAAAAGGTCCGCCGCCTCCCCCCCGGAACCGTCCCCCATCGACCACCGCTTCAGCTCTTCGGTGCCCGACATGCGAGACTTGAGGCGGGACATCTACGGCCCCGTTGCCTCCTCGCCCTACCTCCGCAAGAGTCTCGCGCCCTGCTACAGCAGCCCGACCTCGCCACTCGCCCATCCTGCCCGACGAGGTGGCTCAGCGATGGGAggggaagaaggaggaggagggagtcaGCACACACTGAGGGTGCCTGCAGACTACACGGACTGGACGTCCTCTCAGGAGTCGTTCAACAGCGTGCACATGGACGAGGGATCCTCACCGTGGCAACGGCTATCGACCCGAAGTGGCGGCGGCCCCGGCGGCGGCGGAATAGaggctgaggagctcgccctgCCCGAAATGATGACCGTGTACAGTCCGGACGGTGCGGACGACGGCTCGCAG TGTAACATGGAGTCCTCCAGCAACTTTGAGGGGAGCAGAGACTCTCTGAGCTCCTTCCTGCTCACCATCAACCTGAAGGAGGGACGGAATCTTGTCATCAGGGACCGCTGCG GCACCAGCGACCCTTACGTGAAGTTCAAGCTGGAAGGCAAGACCATCTACAAGAGCAAAGTGGTCCTCAAGAATCTCAACCCCATGTGGAATGAGAACTTTTCCATCCCCGTCCGGAACCTCAGCCAGTGGCTTTACGTTAAG GTGTACGACCGTGACCTGACCACCGACGACTTCATGGGCTCGGCCAGCATCCTCCTCAGCGAACTGGACCTGGACAA TGTCAACGAGCTGTGTCTGCGTCTGGACGACCCCAACAGCCTCGAGGACGACATGGGCGAGATCCTGCTGGACATAAGCCTCAAGCGAAGAGATGAAGGCAGCCGCCGTGGACCA CGCTGGCCACAAATCCGAAAACGCAGTAGTCGG CATAGCACGAGGCTGTCTGAGTCGCTGAGGAGGAGCCAGCTGTGGACTTCGGTGGTCAAGGTGACGCTGGTGGAGGGGCAGGACATTCCCGCGGACATGCCGACCGGAGAGGTCTTTGTCCGCTTCCGGCTGGGCGAGCAGCGATACAAGagcaag AATGTCGGCAGGGTGTCCAAGCCTCAGTGGAGAGAGAAGTTCACCTTGAACTACTTCCAGGACGGCACCAGCATTCTGGAGGCGGAAGTTTGGTCCAAAGAGGGGCGACGATCTGAGGAGTGTTTGGGAAT gtgtgaggTGGATCTTTCTGGCGTCCCCCTAGATGAGAGGCAACACTTCACGCTGTCGTTGGACTCGGGCCGAGGACGTCTGGTTTTCCTGGTCACGATCAGCACCTGTAGCGGGGTGTCCATCTCGGATCTCTCCGTGGCGCCCCTCGACGATCAGGCCGAGCACCAGAACCAGCTGGACAACTAT AGCCTTCAACGGTCCCTGAAGAACATCAGCGATGTGGGCTTTCTCCAAGTCAAAGTCATCAAGGCCTGCGACCTGATGTCCGCCGATCTCAACG GCAAGAGCGACCCCTTCTGCGTTTTGGAACTCTGCAACGACAGGCTGCAGACGCATACCGTCTACAAGAGCCTCCAGCCTGAGTGGAAGAAAGTCTTCACCTT TCCCGTGTGGGACGTCCACGAGGTTCTCCTGGTGACGGTTTTCGACGAGGACGGAGACAAAGCTCCGGACTTCCTGGGAAAAGTGGCCATTCCTCTGCTCTGG ATCCGCAGCAAGCAGCAGATCACCTTGCCCCTGAAGAAGGAGGACTTGGGCGGCCTGAGCAAAGGAAACATCACGCTGGAGCTGGAGTTGATTTTCAACCCC ATCCGTGCCAGCATAAGAACATTCCAGCCCCGGGAGAGACAATTCATGGAAGATAatcccaaattttccaaaaag GCTCTAGCCAGGAACGTGCAACGTGTGCGGGCGCTCTACCGGGCCATCACGTCCACCCTGCAGTATGTGAAGAGCTGCTTCCAGTGGGAGAGCTTCCAAAGGAGCCTGCTGGCCTTTGTG GTGTTCCTCTTGATGGTGTGGCACTGGGAGTTCTACATGCTTCCCCTCATCCTGGTCCTGCTCATCTCATGGAACTACATACAGATCTGCTCCGGGCATGACAGTCAAGACCTG agcagtatggacgtaggtgacgaagaggaggacgacgagAAG GAATCCGAGCGCCGAGGTCTGATGGAGAAGATCCACATGgtgcaggacatcgtcatcagcctTCAGACCTTCCTGGATGAGGTGGCCAACTTCGGGGAGCGGATTAAAAA caCGTTCAACTGGTCCGAGCCCTTCCTGTCCAGCCTGGCTTTGCTACTTTTTAGCACGGCCACCGTGCTCACCTATTACATCCCCATGCGCTACATTGTCTTAATATGGG GCATCAATAAATTCACCAAGCGATTGCGCAACCCTTTCGCCATCGACAACAACGAGGTGCTGGACTTCCTGAGCAGGGTACCTTCAGATGTACAGAAG GTGCAGTACAGCGAGCACAAAAACgttaagaaaaagaagacaaCGTAA